In the genome of Mytilus edulis chromosome 3, xbMytEdul2.2, whole genome shotgun sequence, one region contains:
- the LOC139514391 gene encoding leucine-rich repeat-containing protein 73-like gives MSNTILLTEQTLNDEHLQDACEDIQNDEVKILSIRDCKLTFAKLKNILKLVESSESLLQLCLCIGIITDQRRIDLLCRTIKANRSLHALFIHGNSIGDAGMKKLAKTLLHHPTIVSLDVGDCDLSDDSIETICNLLPPHGKKSGLIDLTMSSNPKITEQGWIKLSVSMAASSCLQELYLDYNMIGDLAASSMLVGLASHSQLQVLDLEGTCITDRFAELLLYLIENYPTKLQKINLEENNIKYRLLKSIKSNLLDGETESEMSEKFDNASSVKSSPSHYYETSDAELDETTDSTTETMVQTIEIKTNPVLTAKKTTPKKKGKRKPKHEETTKSSDSLWDGDELIEITEPPLISAIPTFKNFAGVNLGQKVSVSSGRGTLPEQDYSDEELKEVKLDSLC, from the exons ATGTCAAATACAATTCTCTTAACAGAACAAACTTTAAACGATGAACATTTACAAGATGCATGTGAAGATATTCAAAATGATGAGGTGAAAATTTTATCAATTCGAGACTGTAAACTGACATTTGCAAAgctaaaaaacattttgaagCTGGTTGAATCTTCAGAATCTTTGTTGCAGCTATGCCTGTGTATTGGAATTATAACAGATCAACGTCGAATCGACTTGTTATGTAGAACCATTAAAGCCAATCGATCACTACATGCATTATT TATTCATGGAAACAGTATTGGAGATGCAGGAATGAAGAAATTAGCCAAAACACTGCTTCATCACCCAACCATTGTTTCATTGGATGTTGGTGATTGTGACCTTAGTGATGATTCTATAGAGACCATTTGTAACCTTTTACCTCCTCATGGAAAAAAGTCTG GTTTAATTGACCTTACAATGAGTTCTAATCCAAAAATAACAGAACAAGGGTGGATCAAACTGAGTGTTTCCATGGCAGCCAGTAGTTGTTTACAAGAGTTATATTTAGATTATAACATGATAGGTGACTTAGCAGCATCCTCTATGTTGGTTGGCTTAGCATCTCATAGTCAGCTCCAGGTTCTTGATTTGGAAGGAACTTGTATCACTGATAGGTTTGCTGAG TTGCTATTGTATCTGATTGAGAACTACCCAACAAAACTACAGAAGATTAATTTAGAggaaaataatatcaaatatagATTATTAAAGTCTATCAAGTCAAACTTACTAGATGGTGAAACAGAATCTGAAATGTCAGAAAAATTTGATAATGCAAGTTCAGTGAAATCATCACCAAGTCATTATTACGAAACAAGTGATGCTGAACTAGATGAAACTACTGATTCAACAACAGAAACTATGGTCCAAACAATTGAAATCAAAACAAACCCTGTATTGACCGCTAAAAAGACTACTCCTAAAAAGAAAGGGAAGCGTAAACCTAAACATGAGGAGACAACTAAAAGTAGTGACTCTTTATGGGATGGAGATGAACTAATCGAAATAACAGAACCACCATTAATAAGTGCAATACCAACATTTAAAAATTTTGCCGGTGTTAATCTAGGTCAAAAGGTCAGTGTGTCATCAGGTCGAGGGACTTTACCAGAACAAGACTATTCAGATGAAGAACTAAAGGAAGTTAAATTAGATTCACTTTGTTGA